Proteins from a genomic interval of Apteryx mantelli isolate bAptMan1 chromosome 5, bAptMan1.hap1, whole genome shotgun sequence:
- the LRRC66 gene encoding leucine-rich repeat-containing protein 66: MDSLHLSVIAVLLYFNLPGSTETKSHQILSNISHHSDCWWDGKFLVNCSFTGISAIPEDISQTVITADLSYNNIKTFLCTDGRNKKWMLKHLNLSNNMISELSFTTFRNLPVLETLNLNGNAINTLTLDIPTPAHTSEKYREAYHLLPALKVLSVERNNLNTIPRGLGMLQSLQTVHLSSNDILQIYLNDFQNCSQLKNIYLQDNKITKIHPEAFKDLNKLQVVDLRGNALTTLLPQILINLNIFQLGVNSSNNPRICNCRLNAFKHLIRFDSIRKKWNISYNKSANISRKPLLPLSSFHLNCNDSVSIKTTVIPTGKTSVLNCDLDNTRGNGVSWWTPTGRISKDISLPRMTLDKMNNLVIYNADRTVEGFYICIFNATRKKYLIYNIEVKEKLSTSLVRKIRDTNTVFRQGKTEQDLALAVCLSVFITFVCAFCLGAFARPYLENLWRLMRRNKNSASEHIYSNQAFSNETLGRECSASIPTNTQNNLFICDENSLKNTCILPTETSRSYESVIYSNVHAPNTEEKYQKQSSNEIKAKQKSVFSNSKATSISNENYTDADHNGQSSIRMDCKNSNEITPRKLTNNDISLRKDSNYANNEDSEKSSFPPIPSRLNANSYSIHTESSDLDLPFTGETGFPFSGTQTHTNAQDSGNSEITNKSDLLQSEITEATPDSPEWKEMIPHNEPLSAMVFVPRTQNCDEELGVNGKINKISDAGDFILPNSCQKGINNENLSAYLTRENSLIEYYKPEGSNEKDDLADIFGDSSSDEGTVFTMSDCSSLADFELGQPSNNLPGCQSSVEKAGTNNETGKFSTVPESPSLAAELQHIRKDENMNNAYFETTVSYGSDTIMSETESPYTNKCSDHLTVSDSDTITFSSQKVPDMFKCFTNPESTIQNSISDSLCKQNTSYNDTMLVSSKHSPTYASHTENTPSAEAGLWLYQLSIQPQHCQRFSPPEQKENAAEISAEEHRERSSSEENHREGDITLRRNMNTSENNHFTFTPTDFGLNQIVRKTSLLCSNTAINESSLQSQPQSTTERCVMVTAEKEDSLPQGKQVKTPKTCAEKMQKGFNKRECDEYTETQDSTSCCLPEERQSCNVMADLHHLNCSGQTQSVFNTENYSQLDQSEENAYSSPPPQGFFNESVQYSLWSFPQKTRGNTISRKTDSSEMEDDTTLTELENNSTIAVNLQNSSEKLDQKNKTSVAQGHFFVKKKRAFDGFANVLQSRRTTNCNK; this comes from the exons ATGGATAGCCTTCACTTGAGCGTCATAGCTGTGCTCCTTTACTTTAACCTTCCTGGATCGACGGAAACCAAGTCACACCAGATTCTTTCCAATATTTCTCATCATTCAGACTGCTGGTGGGATGGGAAGTTCTTAGTGAATTGTTCATTTACTGGAATATCTGCTATTCCAGAAGATATATCACAAACAGTGATAACAGCCGATTTAAGTtacaacaacattaaaacattccTGTGCACCGATGGCAGAAATAAAAAATGGATGCTGAAACACCTGAATCTCAGTAACAACATGATTTCTGAACTCTCCTTTACTACTTTTAGAAATTTACCAGTTTTAGAAACTCTAAACCTCAATGGTAATGCCATCAACACCCTCACACTGGACATACCTACACCTGCACACACGTCTGAAAAGTACAGAGAAGCCTATCATCTCTTGCCTGCTTTGAAAGTATTATCAGTTGAAAGAAACAATCTTAATACAATTCCTAGAG gaCTAGGAATGCTGCAGTctttacaaactgtccatttgtCATCCAATGACATATTACAGATTTATCTGAATGATTTTCAAAACTGTTCACAACTGAAGAACATCTACTTACAAGACAACAAGATAACGAAAATTCATCCAGAGGCCTTCAAGGATCTCAACAAATTACAG GTCGTGGATCTCCGTGGAAATGCTCTGACAACCCTTCTACCACAGATACTAATCAATTTGAACATATTTCAACTTGGAGTGAATTCATCAAATAATCCCCGGATATGTAACTGCAGACTAAATGCTTTCAAACATTTAATTCGTTTTGACTCAATAAGGAAAAAATGGAATATTTCATACAATAAATCTGCCAACATCTCACGAAAACCTCTCCTGCCTCTTTCAAGTTTCCATTTAAACTGCAATGACAGTGTTTCAATTAAAACAACTGTAATCCCAACAGGAAAGACGTCTGTGCTAAACTGTGACTTGGATAACACAAGGG gtAATGGGGTCTCTTGGTGGACACCTACTGGCAGAATTTCAAAAGATATTAGTCTTCCTCGCATGACACTGGATAAAATGAATAATTTAGTAATATACAATGCTGATAGAACTGTTGAaggattttatatatgtatttttaatgcaaCAAGGAAGAAATATCTCATCTACAATATAGAGGTAAAGGAAAAGCTTTCAACTTCTTTGGTCAGAAAAATCCGGGATACTAACACTGTTTTTAGACAAGGAAAAACCGAGCAAGACCTTGCATTGGCAGTCTGCCTCTCAGTGTTCATTACATTTGTTTGTGCTTTTTGTCTGGGTGCCTTTGCTAGACCCTACCTTGAAAACTTATGGAGACTCATGCGTAGAAACAAAAATTCAGCTTCAGAACACATTTATTCTAATCAAGCTTTTTCAAATGAAACTCTGGGCAGAGAGTGTTCTGCAAGCATACCAACAAATACACAGAATAATTTGTTCATTTGTGatgaaaattctttaaaaaacacatgTATTCTTCCTACAGAAACTTCTAGGTCATATGAAAGTGTCATTTATAGCAATGTACACGCACCAAATACTGAGGAAAAGTACCAGAAGCAAAGCAGTAATGagatcaaagcaaagcaaaaatcagtgttttcaaaCAGCAAAGCAACTAGTATCAGCAATGAAAATTATACAGATGCTGATCACAATGGACAATCTTCTATAAGGATGGATTGcaaaaacagcaatgaaataaCACCAAGAAAATTAACAAACAATGACATTTCATTACGTAAAGATTCAAATTATGCAAATAATGAAGACtcagagaagagcagtttcccTCCCATACCCAGCAGATTGAATGCCAATTCTTACTCAATTCACACTGAATCTTCAGATTTAGATTTACCCTTCACAGGAGAGACTGGCTTTCCATTTTCTGgaacacaaacacatacaaatgCACAAGACTCTGGGAACAGTGAGATAACTAACAAATCCGATCTGCTGCAGTCTGAAATTACGGAGGCTACACCAGATTCTCCTGAATGGAAAGAAATGATCCCACATAATGAGCCCCTAAGTGCTATGGTATTTGTGCCCAGAACACAAAACTGCGATGAAGAGCTTGGTGTaaatggtaaaataaataaaatcagtgaTGCAGGAGATTTTATTTTACCAAACAGCTGCCAGAAAGGTATAAATAATGAGAATTTAAGTGCCTACCTAACAAGAGAAAATTCTCTTATAGAATATTATAAACCAGAAGGCAGTAATGAAAAAGATGATTTAGCAGATATATTTGGTGATAGTTCTTCAGATGAAGGGACTGTATTTACAATGAGTGACTGTAGTTCTTTAGCAGATTTTGAACTGGGACAACCTAGCAACAATCTCCCAGGCTGTCAGTCGTCAGTAGAAAAAGCTGGTACAAACAATGAAACTGGTAAGTTCTCAACAGTGCCAGAGTCTCCAAGCCTCGCTGCTGAACTTCAGCATATTAGAAAAGATGAAAACATGAACAATGCCTATTTTGAAACCACTGTTAGTTACGGATCAGATACTATCATGTCTGAAACAGAATCACCTTACACTAACAAATGTAGTGATCATCTAACTGTGTCAGATTCTGACACAATCACTTTTTCTAGTCAAAAAGTTCCTGATATGTTTAAGTGTTTTACCAATCCAGAGTCAACAATTCAAAACTCTATTTCTGATTCTCTCTGCAAACAAAATACAAGTTATAATGATACGATGTTAGTTTCATCAAAACATTCTCCCACATATGCCTCGCATACAGAGAATACTCCTTCTGCAGAGGCAGGCTTGTGGCTGTACCAGCTTTCCATTCAACCCCAGCACTGTCAGAGATTCAGTCCCCCTGAACAAAAAGAAAACGCAGCAGAGATCAGTGCAGAAGAGCACAGAGAGAGGAGTTCCTCTGAAGAGAATCACAGGGAAGGGGATATTACATTAAGAAGAAACATGAATACATCTGAGAACAATCATTTTACATTTACTCCCACTGATTTTGGTTTGAATCAAATCGTTAGAAAAACATCGCTACTGTGTTCCAACACAGCCATCAATGAATCATCTCTTCAATCTCAGCCTCAAAGCACAACTGAAAGATGTGTTATGGTTACTGCTGAGAAAGAAGACTCATTACCACAGGGGAAGCAAGTGAAAACGCCTAAGACTTGTGCAGAGAAAATGCAAAAAGGCTTTAATAAAAGAGAATGTGATGAGTATACAGAAACACAGGATAGCACCAGTTGTTGCCTGCCTGAAGAAAGGCAGTCTTGCAATGTTATGGCAGATTTGCATCATCTTAACTGTTCTGGGCAAACACAGTCAGTCTTCAACACAGAAAATTATTCCCAGTTGGATCAGAGTGAAGAAAATGCATATTCCTCACCACCCCCACAAGGCTTCTTTAATGAAAGCGTACAATACAGTTTATGGTCATTCCCACAAAAGACTAGAGGAAATACAATCTCCAGAAAGACCGATTCCAGTGAGATGGAGGATGATACTACTTTGACAGAATTGGAAAACAATTCTACAATAGCTGTCAATCTCCAAAATTCAAGTGAAAAACTCGATCAAAAAAATAAGACCAGTGTAGCTCAGGGTCACTTTTTTGTTAAGAAGAAAAGAGCATTTGATGGATTTGCTAATGTTTTGCAAAGCAGGAGAACAACAAACTGCAATAAATGA
- the DCUN1D4 gene encoding DCN1-like protein 4 isoform X3, producing MPPRKKRRPAAGDDLSAKKSRHDGMYRKYDSTRIKAEEEVFSSKRCLEWFYEYAGTDDIVGPEGMEKFCEDIGVEPENVVMLVLAWKLDAQNMGYFTLQEWLKGMTSLQCDTTEKLRNSLDYLRSLLNEPTNFKLIYRYAFDFAREKDQRSLDINTAKCMLGLLLGKTWSLFPVFHQFLEQSKYKVINKDQWCNVLEFSRTINLDLSNYDEDGAWPVLLDEFVEWYKGKQMT from the exons ATGCCTCCAAGGAAAAAGAGGAGACCTGCAGCAGGAGATGATTTATCTGCTAAGAAAAGTAGACATGATGG taTGTATAGAAAATACGATTCGACTAGaataaaagcagaggaagaagtcTTTTCAAGTAAGAGATGCTTAGAATGGTTCTATGAATATGCAG gtACTGATGACATTGTAGGGCCAGAAGGTATGGAGAAATTTTGTGAGGACATTGGAGTTGAACCAGAAAAT gtAGTTATGCTTGTATTAGCATGGAAGTTGGACGCACAAAACATGGGTTACTTTACGTTACAGGAATGGTTAAAAGGAATGACATCACTACA ATGTGATACCACAGAAAAATTGAGAAATTCTTTGGATTACTTGAGATCTTTGTTAAATGAGCCTACCAATTTTAAACTTATTTATAGATACGCATTTGACTTTGCACGG GAAAAGGACCAGCGCAGCCTAGATATCAATACTGCCAAGTGCATGTTGGGGCTTCTTTTAGGAAAAACATGGTCTCTTTTTCCAGTATTTCACCAGTTTCTAGAG CAATCAAAATATAAAGTTATCAATAAGGATCAATGGTGTAACGTGCTTGAATTCAGCAGAACAATTAACCTTGACCTCAGTAATTATGATGAAGATGGAGCCT GGCCAGTGTTGTTGGATGAGTTTGTGGAATGGTATAAAGGAAAACAGATGACATAG